Within the Deltaproteobacteria bacterium genome, the region GATGAGTTTAAAAGTGAGATCCAAGAACTCGAAGAAAAATTAAAAAAGAAAAAATTTTCGGCAGAGGCGACCGCTAAAGTTAAAAAAGAAATTAAAAAACTTAAAATGATGTCACCCATGTCGGCTGAAGCCACCGTGGTGCGTAATTATATTGATTGGATCATGAGCTTGCCGTGGCAAGAGTTTTCTGAGGATCGCATTGATATCAAAGAAGCACAAAAAGTTTTAGACGAAGATCACTACGGGCTTAACAAGGTCAAAGAAAGAATTTTAGAATATTTAGCGGTGCGTGGGTTGGTTGATAAAATGAAAGGCCCTATCCTTTGTTTTGTGGGCCCTCCCGGGGTTGGTAAAACTTCTTTGGCTCGTAGTATTGCCCGCGCCACAGGGCGTAAGTTTGTGCGTTGTTCTTTGGGTGGGGTGCGCGATGAGGCAGAGATCCGTGGTCATCGTCGAACCTACATTGGCGCACTTCCGGGTAAAGTCATTCAAAGCATGAAAAAGGCAGGGACCAGCAACCCCGTCTTTTTGTTGGATGAAGTCGATAAGATGAGCATGGATTTTAGAGGAGACCCTTCGAGTGCCTTGTTAGAGGTATTAGACCCCGAACAAAATAATTGTTTTAACGATCATTACATGGATTTAGATTATGACCTTTCCAAGGTGATGTTTATTACCACAGCCAATGGTTTGCATAATATTCCTCTCCCGTTGCGCGATCGAATGGAAGTTATTCACATCCCAGGTTATACTGAAGAAGAAAAAGTCAATATTGCCCAAAAATATTTAATTAAAAAACAGGTTCAAGAGCATGGCCTAACCGAAGTTAACATTGAGTTTCCTGTAACCAGTCTCTACAATATCATTCGTCATTATACCAAAGAATCAGGGGTGCGAAACCTGGAACGGGAGATTGCTACGGTTTGTCGTAAGACGGCTCGTTATGTGGTGGAAGAGGGGAAAGACAAAAAAATTCGTGTCACCCCTGGCGTAGTGAATAAATATTTGGGCATCCCGAAATTTAAAGTGGGTCGAGCCGAAGAAAGCAACGAAGTGGGTATTGCCACCGGGCTTGCCTGGACAGAGCTGGGTGGAGATTTATTGAGTATCGAAGTGACCATCATGCCAGGTAAGGGCAAATTGATTGTTACCGGAAAACTGGGCGATGTCATGCAAGAATCGGCGCAAGCGGCCATGAGCTGGGTGCGATCAAAGTCACTTGTCTTTGGGCTCGATAAAGATTGTTATCAAAAGATTGACTTGCATATCCATGTGCCGGAGGGGGCCATTCCTAAAGATGGGCCTTCAGCGGGTATTACCATGGCTACGGCGATTACTTCGGCATTGTTAAAGATCCCCATCAATAAAGATGTTGCGATGACTGGTGAAATTACCTTGCGGGGCAAGGTGCTGCCCATTGGGGGGCTTAAAGAAAAAATGTTGGCCGCCCATCGTGGAGGTATCAAAATGGTTATTATTCCCAAAGAGAATAAAAAAGATTTACAAGAAATCCCCAAACGAATTTTAAAAGAAGTTCAAGTTATTCCTGTTGATGAAATGGATGAGGTGTTGACTAAGGCCTTAGTTTTGGACCCAGCCGAAGGCAGAAAGATATTTAAAGACATTCTAGAGGCAGACCCTTTACAAGAATTGCTTTATCCTAAAACAGAAATAGGCGGGTTGAGTATTTCAGATAAGCCCGAGGTTAAGCAGCCACCCATTCTGACACATCACTGAGGTGTCTTAGCCTAGCTCGCGTGAAGCGGGTCTAATTCTCTTTAATTGTTTAAATATACTTAAATAATAATAAATAAATTCATATAGTTAATTATCATAAACATATTTATGGTTGATTATACATTTATGACAGGCTAAGCTTTAGCCATGGAATTAGATGCCATCACAAAAACGGAATTTGGTTCTGAGAAAATACGGGGTATACTCGCCCAAACTTTCTTTAATCTCACACAAAAGTGGCAATTGAAAAGAGAAGAAGAGGCCCAACTCTTGGGATGGAATTACAAAGAAAAAAGAACCACGCTGGATAGCCTACGAAACGGAAATACAATTCTTGATAATGATCGTGACAAACTGGAGAGAATCGTTGATTTAGTCAACATTCATAAATCCCTTCGAATCCTTTTCCCACACAATCTAGATGCGGTTTATGAGTGGGTCACAGTGAAACGAGAACGTTTCGGCGGATATTCTGCGCTTGAGGTGATGCTCGAAGATGGAAAAGAAGGAATCCATGCCATCCGATTCTACCTCGATTATGAAAGAACCCGTTAAACTTACTTCTTACCAGGGTAATGTTTTTCGTAATATTGCTGGCCTTGATCCAAGCCTGGAACTTACCAATGACATCGCGCCTTCTCAAACAGCGCAGGAAGTCTTAAAGAAATTTTACTACGATGATCCTCAAATGGTTGCCGTTCAATCTCCTATCGAAAGGATTTTGCAAAGATCTATTTGTCAAATGATCCAAGAGGAAATTTCTAAGAAGTTTAAACCTGGAAATTGGTATGCCTCGCGTTTTTCGAATGGAAGCTGGGGAGTGCTTTATACAGCAGAATCAGAAGTCACGGCTTTAAAAGAGGCTCTTTATCACGCCAAAAATCATTTTTATAAAGAAGAGCTAGAAAGAAATGGTTTTTTAGAAATTACCCGCAGGGTGATACATTTATATGCACAATCGAAATATTGTGGAGATTTGATCCGTCATAAGGTTCTCAATCATCGCAAACTCGTTTCCAAAGATTCTTCTGGATATCCTTATTGTCAAAAACTGGCCGAACATTTTCATTCAAAAGGAGCACAGATATTAAGAGCACCATCGGCACGGGATGAAAAAGGCTTTGGGGTTCCTATTTTTAATAAAGAGGCCATCCAAAAAGATTTTGGTCATCTAAAATATGTAAAATGTGAACTAAAGAAAAACAGTGTGAAAGTATTTCCAGAAGGAGAAACTTACAAACTAGATTAAGCACGTGTGACAAACGCTTACTCATAAGAGATTCCCAAATTGCTTGACGGTTTGATTTTCCTACTGCTACTAACAAGTTCTCTGTATAGGCTACAGATTGCGAGGATTATGTGGCGAGAGAAGGAAGATGAGCAAAAAGCCCGCAGGCGTACCCGGGGTACGTCGAGGACTTTTTGCGAAATCTGACGCACTCGCAGCCCATAAGCCGAAGCAAGCTGTAGCCTATACAGAGGACTTGTTAGTAAGTGAGCGGGGTTTTAATA harbors:
- the lon gene encoding endopeptidase La, whose product is MEINNKLVPLLPLRDIIIFPHMVVPLFVGREKSINALEDAMNSEKDVLLVAQMNAKTNDPKQEDVYKIGTLGTIIQMLRLPDGTVKVLVEGKKRARVLRYVENTEFFLVEVEEIYENNDVTIEVEALIRSVKSTFETYVKLNKRIPPEMLVSVSAIEEPARLADTIVSHLTLKLPDKQKILEIESPAERLERLYELMQGEIEILQVEKKIRTRVKKQMEKTQKEYYLNEQMQAIQKELGERDEFKSEIQELEEKLKKKKFSAEATAKVKKEIKKLKMMSPMSAEATVVRNYIDWIMSLPWQEFSEDRIDIKEAQKVLDEDHYGLNKVKERILEYLAVRGLVDKMKGPILCFVGPPGVGKTSLARSIARATGRKFVRCSLGGVRDEAEIRGHRRTYIGALPGKVIQSMKKAGTSNPVFLLDEVDKMSMDFRGDPSSALLEVLDPEQNNCFNDHYMDLDYDLSKVMFITTANGLHNIPLPLRDRMEVIHIPGYTEEEKVNIAQKYLIKKQVQEHGLTEVNIEFPVTSLYNIIRHYTKESGVRNLEREIATVCRKTARYVVEEGKDKKIRVTPGVVNKYLGIPKFKVGRAEESNEVGIATGLAWTELGGDLLSIEVTIMPGKGKLIVTGKLGDVMQESAQAAMSWVRSKSLVFGLDKDCYQKIDLHIHVPEGAIPKDGPSAGITMATAITSALLKIPINKDVAMTGEITLRGKVLPIGGLKEKMLAAHRGGIKMVIIPKENKKDLQEIPKRILKEVQVIPVDEMDEVLTKALVLDPAEGRKIFKDILEADPLQELLYPKTEIGGLSISDKPEVKQPPILTHH
- a CDS encoding RES family NAD+ phosphorylase — encoded protein: MKEPVKLTSYQGNVFRNIAGLDPSLELTNDIAPSQTAQEVLKKFYYDDPQMVAVQSPIERILQRSICQMIQEEISKKFKPGNWYASRFSNGSWGVLYTAESEVTALKEALYHAKNHFYKEELERNGFLEITRRVIHLYAQSKYCGDLIRHKVLNHRKLVSKDSSGYPYCQKLAEHFHSKGAQILRAPSARDEKGFGVPIFNKEAIQKDFGHLKYVKCELKKNSVKVFPEGETYKLD